One genomic window of Camelina sativa cultivar DH55 chromosome 5, Cs, whole genome shotgun sequence includes the following:
- the LOC104785675 gene encoding protein VACUOLELESS1 — MTNVSVAAEWQLLYDRYYRKPEIYQMRWKHVDLSRNKVACASFGGPIAVIRDDSKIVQLYAESALRKLRIFNSAGLLLSETIWKHPGGRLIGMSWSDDQTLICIVQDGTIYRYNIHAELIEPNMSMGKECFEQNVVECVFWGNGVVCLTEGGQLVCISDFETMKPSKLPDVPGLTEDDMLQPTSLAVREPKYTMSGTVEVLVAVGDEIFGVEEDSVQTFRVDEPSVNESDVQDTDYGNLIGPVQKMIVSPNGKFLTLFTHDGRIVVVEMETKQIAIDYSCESALPPQQMAWCGMDTVLLYWDEDLTMVGPLGDPVHYFYDEPVILIPECDGVRILSNTSLEFLQRVPDSTESIFRIGSTSPAALLYDALDHFDRRSAKADENLRLIRSSLSEAVESCIDAAGHEFDVTRQRALLRAASYGQAFCSNFQRERVQETCRTLRVLNAVRDPDIGIPLSIRQYKLLTPVVLISRLINSNHHLLALRISEYLDMNKEVVIMHWACVKITASPSTPDAHLLEILLDKLQLCRGISYAAVATHADNCNRRKLAAMLVEHEPRSTKQVPLLLSIGEEDTALVKATESGDTDLIYLVIFHIWQKRPPLEFFAMIQGRVLARDLFVAYARCHKHEFLKDFFLSTGQIHEVAFLLWKESWDMGKNPMASKGSPLYGPRIKLIEKARNLFSQTKEHTFESKAAEEHAKLLKIQHELEVSTKQAIFVDSSINDTIRTCIVLGNNRAAIKVKTEFKVSDKRWYFLKAFALATIKDWAALEKFSKEKRPPMGFRPFVEACIDADEKAEALKYIPKLSDLVERGEAYARIGMAKEAADAAAQANDGGELLERFRKTFSQNAIFDTLKIPFQGAS; from the exons ATGACGAACGTGTCTGTTGCTGCGGAGTGGCAGCTTCTCTATGATCGATATTACAGGAAGCCTGAGATATACCAAATGAGATGGAAACATGTAGATTTGAGTCGCAACAAAGTGGCTTGTGCCTCCTTTGGTGGTCCAATTGCAGTCATTCGAGATGACTCCAAGATTGTTCAACTATATGCTGAATCTGCTCTTAGAAAGCTACGCATCTTTAACTCAGCAGGTCTACTTCTCTCTGAGACGATCTGGAAGCATCCTGGAGGACGTCTGATTGGAATGTCATGGTCTGATGATCAGACACTGATTTGCATTGTTCAAGATGGTACTATTTATCGTTACAACATCCACGCTGAGCTCATTGAGCCTAATATGTCAATGGGGAAGGAGTGCTTTGAGCAGAATGTGGTGGAGTGTGTGTTTTGGGGGAATGGTGTTGTCTGCTTGACAGAAGGAGGGCAGTTGGTCTGTATCTCTGATTTCGAAACGATGAAGCCTTCTAAGTTGCCTGATGTGCCGGGGTTAACAGAAGACGATATGCTTCAGCCGACTTCCTTGGCTGTGAGGGAACCTAAGTACACGATGTCTGGCACTGTTGAGGTGTTGGTAGCAGTTGGGGATGAAATTTTTGGTGTGGAGGAGGACAGTGTCCAAACTTTTAGGGTTGACGAGCCTAGTGTTAACGAATCTGATGTGCAGGATACTGATTATGGGAATTTGATTGGACCGGTTCAGAAGATGATTGTATCACCTAATGGAAAATTTCTAACACTCTTTACTCATGATGGCcggattgttgttgttgagatggaaacaaaacaaattgctATTGACTACAGTTGTGAG TCAGCCCTTCCTCCACAGCAAATGGCATGGTGTGGAATGGATACCGTGCTGCTCTATTGGGATGAGGATTTAACGATGGTGGGTCCTTTGGGAGATCCTGTTCACTATTTCTATGATGAACCTGTAATTCTTATCCCGGAATGCGATGGAGTGAGAATATTATCTAACACGAGCCTTGAATTTCTCCAAAGAGTACCTGATTCTACTGAGTCAATCTTTAGGATTGGAAGCACATCACCTGCAGCTTTGCTATATGATGCTTTGGATCACTTTGACAGACGAAGTGCTAAG GCAGATGAAAATTTGAGATTAATTCGTTCATCACTGTCTGAGGCTGTTGAATCCTGTATTGATGCTGCTGGCCATGAATTTGATGTAACTCGTCAGAGGGCTCTGTTACGAGCGGCAAGCTATGGACAAGCTTTTTGCAG CAATTTCCAGCGTGAGCGTGTCCAAGAGACTTGTAGAACTTTACGGGTTCTCAATGCTGTTCGTGATCCTGATATTGGCATACCTCTTAGCATTCGGCAGTACAAg TTACTGACACCAGTGGTTTTGATTAGTCGCCTTATTAATTCTAATCACCACCTCCTTGCTCTGCGGATATCTGAGTACCTAGATATGAATAAA GAAGTGGTGATAATGCATTGGGCATGTGTAAAGATAACTGCTTCACCATCAACTCCAGATGCTCATCTTCTTGAAATTTTACTTGATAAG CTCCAACTATGCAGAGGAATATCTTATGCTGCAGTGGCTACTCATGCTGATAACTGTAACCGTCGAAAGTTAGCGGCAATGCTAGTTGAACATGAACCACGCTCCACAAAACAG GTTCCTCTTTTATTAAGCATTGGGGAGGAAGACACTGCTTTAGTGAAAGCAACTGAGAGTGGTGACACTGACCTGATTTATCTGGTCATCTTTCATATATGGCAAAAG AGGCCTCCTTTGGAATTCTTTGCGATGATTCAAGGCAGAGTTTTGGCACGTGATTTATTTGTAGCTTATGCACG GTGTCATAAACATGAATTTCTGAAGGATTTCTTCTTATCTACGGGCCAGATTCAT gAGGTAGCTTTTCTATTATGGAAAGAATCATGGGATATGGGGAAAAACCCAATGGCTAGCAAAGGATCTCCTCTGTACGGTCCGCGCATAAAGCTAATAGAAAAGGCCAGAAATCTTTTCTCTCAGACAAAGGAACACACTTTTGAGTCTAAGGCTGCTGAGGAGCATGCAAAACTCTTGAA GATACAGCATGAGCTAGAAGTTAGTACGAAGCAGGCtatttttgttgattcaagCATCAATGATACTATACGCACATGTATTGTCCTTGGTAATAATCGTGCTGCAATAAAAGTGAAGACAGAATTCAAG GTCAGTGATAAAAGATGGTACTTTCTTAAAGCATTTGCTCTGGCTACAATCAAAGACTGGGCAGCACTTGAAAAGTTTTCAAAGGAAAAGAGACCACCAATGG GGTTCCGTCCATTTGTGGAGGCATGCATTGATGCTGATGAGAAAGCGGAAGCTCTAAAATACATCCCCAAATTGTCAGATCTTGTGGAAAGAGGCGAG GCTTATGCTCGTATTGGAATGGCAAAGGAAGCGGCTGATGCAGCAGCTCAGGCAAATGATGGAGGAGAATTGCTGGAGAGATTCAGGAAGACATTCTCACAGAATGCTATTTTCGATACCTTGAAAATTCCTTTCCAAGGAGCCTCCTAG
- the LOC104785674 gene encoding OTU domain-containing protein At3g57810-like isoform X1 has translation MELKPSNINYFIPLHLILLCSRFNSQCNHQFGIFNIADNILEQLRNGFARFELVSSPTASVSDSISSTSLPASFLSATKGNSNVFFARIGSSLNRSPAAKKVEQYAVDRVKGDGRCLFRALVKGMAFNKGVTLNPTRERDDADELRMAVKEVICNDPKEREKYKEALVAITVDESLKRYCQRIGRHDFWGGESELLVLSKLCKQPIIVYIPEHEHGRGGGYASGFIPIQEYGAEFRGGWGKGKTNKNVVRLLYSGRNHYDLLR, from the exons ATGGAGCTCAAACCTTCCAACATTAATTACTTCATTCCTCTACATCTCATTTTGCTTTGTTCTCGTTTTAATTCCCAATGTAATCATCAATTTGGGATTTTTAATATCGCAGATAACATTCTTGAGCAGCTGAGAAATGGGTTCGCTCGGTTCGAGCTTGTTTCTTCCCCTACTGCTTCTGTTTCAGATTCAATATCCTCCACTTCACTCCCTGCTTCGTTCTTGAGCGCAACTAAGGGCAACAGCAATGTGTTCTTCGCCAGAATCGGTTCCTCTCT GAATCGGTCTCCTGCAGCAAAAAAAGTTGAGCAGTACGCTGTGGATAGAGTGAAAGGGGATGGTCGATGTCTGTTTCGAGCATTG GTGAAAGGGATGGCCTTTAACAAAGGTGTTACTCTTAACCccacaagagagagagatgatgcaG ATGAGTTACGAATGGCTGTGAAAGAGGTTATATGCAATGATCCCAAGGAAAGGGAGAAGTACAAAGAAGCATTAGTGGCTATCACTGTTGATGAGTCTCTGAAACG CTATTGCCAACGGATTGGAAGACATGATTTTTGGGGAGGGGAGTCTGAGCTACTA GTTCTTTCCAAGCTATGTAAACAGCCAATCATCGTCTACATACCCGAGCACGAG CACGGTAGAGGAGGAGGATATGCGTCAGGTTTTATACCGATACAAGAGTATGGAGCTGAGTTTCGAGGAGGCTGGGGAAAAGGAAAGACGAACAAGAATGTTGTTAGGCTTCTTTACAGTGGTAGAAACCATTATGATTTGCTTCGTTGA
- the LOC104785673 gene encoding acetyl-coenzyme A carboxylase carboxyl transferase subunit alpha, chloroplastic-like: MASMSHSSLALGGASSASASASDYLRSSTNGVNGVPLKTLGRAVFTTTRRKSFAVTARLKKGKKFDHPWPANPDPNVKGGVLSYLSEFKPLGDTQKPVTLDFEKPLVELEKKIVDVRKMANETGLDFTEQIITLENKYRQALKDLYTHLTPIQRVNIARHPNRPTFLDHIHNITDKFMELHGDRAGYDDPAIVTGIGTIDGKRYMFIGHQKGRNTKENIMRNFGMPTPHGYRKALRMMYYADHHGFPIVTFIDTPGAYADLKSEELGQGEAIANNLRTMFGLKVPILSIVIGEGGSGGALAIGCANKMLMLENAVFYVASPEACAAILWKTSKAAPEAAEKLRITSKELVKLNVADGIIPEPLGGAHADPSWTSQQIKIAINENMNEFGKMSGEELLKHRMAKYRKIGVFIEGEEIEPSRKINMKKREAVFSDSRKLQGEVDKLKEQILKAKETSSEEEPSSEILNEMIEKLKSEIDDEYTEAARAVGLEERLTAMREEFSKASAEEHLMHPVLIEKIEKLKEEFNTRLTDAPNYDSLKSKLNMLRDFSRAKAASEATSMRKEINKRFQEAVDRPEIREKVEAIKAEVASSGASSFEELPDELKEKVMKTKGEVEAEMAGVLKSMGLELEAVKPNLKDVAEQQTFAPSENLQEKYEKLNQEINEKIAEVVKTPEIKSMVELLKVETAKASQTPGVTEASQKIEALEQQIKQKIAETLSMSGLQEKQEVLEKELAAARELAAEESDGSVKEDDDDDNDEDSSESGKSEIINPSFA; encoded by the exons atggcttcaATGTCTCATTCATCACTAGCATTAGGCGGAgcttcttctgcttctgcttctgcttcggATTACTTACGTAGTTCGACCAATGGTGTTAATGGGGTACCATTGAAAACCCTAGGAAGAGCAGTGTTTACTACCACCAGAAGAAAGAGCTTTGCGGTGACAGCTAGGCTCAAGAAAGGTAAGAAATTTGACCATCCATGGCCGGCTAATCCTGACCCTAATGTCAAAGGAGGAGTCTTGTCGTACCTGTCTGAGTTCAAACCTTTGGGAGATACTCAAAAGCCTGTCACTTTGGATTTCGAGAAGCCACTAGTcgaattggagaagaagattgtcGAT GTGAGGAAGATGGCGAATGAAACTGGATTGGACTTTACTGAGCAGATTATCACTTTGGAGAATAAGTATAGACAGGCACTGAAAGATCTTTACACACATCTCACTCCGATACAACGTGTGAACATTGCACGACATCCCAACCGACCTACTTTCCTTGATCATATACATAACATCACTGACAAG TTTATGGAGCTTCATGGAGACCGAGCGGGGTATGATGACCCTGCAATTGTGACGGGTATTGGAACCATAGATGGAAAACGATACATGTTCATAGGTCACCAGAAAGGTAGAAAcaccaaagaaaatataatgCGTAACTTTGGTATGCCTACTCCTCATGG TTACAGGAAGGCACTACGGATGATGTATTACGCAGACCATCACGGTTTTCCCATCGTGACATTCATCGACACTCCTGGAGCCTACGCTGATCTTAAATCCGAGGAACTTGGACAG GGTGAAGCGATAGCCAACAATCTGAGGACAATGTTTGGCCTAAAAGTTCCAATTCTTTCTATTGTCATTGGGGAAGGTGGTTCTGGTGGTGCCCTAGCCATTGGATGTGCTAATAAAATGTTGATGCTCGAAAATGCAGTTTTCTATGTTGCCAG TCCAGAGGCCTGTGCAGCGATCTTGTGGAAAACTTCCAAGGCTGCTCCTGAG GCTGCTGAAAAGCTTAGAATTACCTCCAAGGAGCTGGTCAAGCTTAATGTAGCCGATGGAATTATTCCT GAACCGCTTGGTGGGGCACATGCTGATCCTTCATGGACATCGCAGCAGATAAAGATTGCTATCAATGAAAACATGAAT gaattCGGAAAAATGAGTGGGGAGGAGCTGCTGAAGCACAGGATGGCTAAGTACCGAAAGATTGGAGTGTTCATAGAGGGTGAAGAAATAGAGCCGAGTAGGAAAATCAATATGAAGAAGAGGGAAGCTGTGTTTTCAGACAGCCGGAAGCTGCAGGGTGAGGTTGACAAGCTGAAGGAGCAGATTCTGAAAGCCAAGGAGACGTCTTCAGAAGAAGAGCCTTCGAGTGAAATTCTTAATGAGATGATTGAGAAACTCAAATCCGAGATAGATGACGAGTACACTGAAGCTGCTAGAGCAGTAGGTTTGGAAGAGAGGCTAACGGCAATGCGTGAAGAGTTCTCAAAAGCGAGTGCAGAGGAGCATCTTATGCACCCGGTTCTAATCGAGAAAATCGAGAAGCTTAAGGAAGAGTTCAATACCCGTTTGACTGACGCGCCTAACTACGACAGCCTAAAATCTAAGCTGAACATGCTGAGGGACTTTTCAAGAGCCAAGGCAGCATCAGAAGCTACTTCAATGAGAAAGGAGATCAATAAGCGGTTCCAGGAAGCTGTAGACCGCCCTGAAATTAGAGAAAAGGTTGAGGCAATCAAAGCTGAGGTCGCGAGCTCAGGAGCTTCATCTTTTGAAGAGTTACCAGatgaactaaaagaaaaagttatgaAGACAAAAGGGGAAGTTGAAGCAGAGATGGCTGGTGTGTTAAAGTCAATGGGTCTGGAGCTGGAAGCTGTGAAACCAAATCTGAAGGATGTGGCTGAGCAGCAGACCTTTGCCCCATCCGAAAACCTTCAAGAAAAGTATGAAAAGCTGAACCAAGAAATCAACGAGAAGATTGCGGAGGTGGTGAAGACACCAGAGATCAAGAGCATGGTCGAGTTGCTGAAAGTGGAAACCGCAAAGGCGAGCCAAACGCCTGGTGTCACCGAGGCAAGTCAGAAGATTGAAGCACTTGAGCAACAGATAAAGCAGAAGATTGCAGAGACTTTGAGCATGTCAGGACTGCAGGAAAAGCAAGAGGTGCTCGAGAAGGAGCTCGCAGCTGCA
- the LOC104785674 gene encoding OTU domain-containing protein At3g57810-like isoform X2: MELKPSNNNILEQLRNGFARFELVSSPTASVSDSISSTSLPASFLSATKGNSNVFFARIGSSLNRSPAAKKVEQYAVDRVKGDGRCLFRALVKGMAFNKGVTLNPTRERDDADELRMAVKEVICNDPKEREKYKEALVAITVDESLKRYCQRIGRHDFWGGESELLVLSKLCKQPIIVYIPEHEHGRGGGYASGFIPIQEYGAEFRGGWGKGKTNKNVVRLLYSGRNHYDLLR, from the exons ATGGAGCTCAAACCTTCCAACA ATAACATTCTTGAGCAGCTGAGAAATGGGTTCGCTCGGTTCGAGCTTGTTTCTTCCCCTACTGCTTCTGTTTCAGATTCAATATCCTCCACTTCACTCCCTGCTTCGTTCTTGAGCGCAACTAAGGGCAACAGCAATGTGTTCTTCGCCAGAATCGGTTCCTCTCT GAATCGGTCTCCTGCAGCAAAAAAAGTTGAGCAGTACGCTGTGGATAGAGTGAAAGGGGATGGTCGATGTCTGTTTCGAGCATTG GTGAAAGGGATGGCCTTTAACAAAGGTGTTACTCTTAACCccacaagagagagagatgatgcaG ATGAGTTACGAATGGCTGTGAAAGAGGTTATATGCAATGATCCCAAGGAAAGGGAGAAGTACAAAGAAGCATTAGTGGCTATCACTGTTGATGAGTCTCTGAAACG CTATTGCCAACGGATTGGAAGACATGATTTTTGGGGAGGGGAGTCTGAGCTACTA GTTCTTTCCAAGCTATGTAAACAGCCAATCATCGTCTACATACCCGAGCACGAG CACGGTAGAGGAGGAGGATATGCGTCAGGTTTTATACCGATACAAGAGTATGGAGCTGAGTTTCGAGGAGGCTGGGGAAAAGGAAAGACGAACAAGAATGTTGTTAGGCTTCTTTACAGTGGTAGAAACCATTATGATTTGCTTCGTTGA